The following nucleotide sequence is from Acidovorax radicis.
TTCGATGGGTTATGGCGAGGTGTTCACCGCGCTGCAAACGGGCGTGGTGGACGGTGCCGAGAACAATGCGCCGAGCTTCTTCACCAGCAACCATTTCAGCACGGGCGCCAAGTACTACACGCAGACCAACCACCTGATCATTCCAGAGTTGCTCGTGGTTTCGAAGGCCACCTGGGACAAGCTCTCCAAGGAAGACCAGGCACTCATGAAGAAGTTGGGCCGTGAAGCGCAGATGGAACAACGCGCGCTGTGGGACAAGAGTGTTGAAGACTACACCGCCAAACTCAAGATGGCGGGCGTGGAGTTCATCAATGTGGACAACAAGGCGTTCTACGATGCCACGGCCACTGTGCGCGCCAAGTACGGTTCTAACTACACCGACCTGATGAAGCGCATCGAGGCGGTGAAGTAAGGCACGCTGCGCGACTCGGCGCGGCCACCCGCCCTTGCATTGGGTAGGGGTGGTCGCGCATTCTTTTACTCCTTAAATCCATCTTATGGACCACCCTTTTTTGCGCTGGATGGATCGGTTGTATCTGGCCACCATCTGGGCCGCCGGTACGGCGATCTTCTTCATGTCGTTGATCATTCCGTGGGGCGTTTTCAGCCGCTACGTTCTCGGCACAGGTTCCCAATGGCCTGAGCCCATCGCCATTTTGCTCATGATGGTTTTCACTTTTGTCGGTGCCGCTGCGGCTTATCGCGCCGGAGGGCACATTGCAGTCAACATGCTGACTGAAAAGCTGCCTATGCTCCTTCAGCGTGCAGCCACTTGGGTGGTCGATTTGCTCATGCTCGCGATTTGCGGCTTTGTGACCTGGTATGGCACCAGCTTGTGCATCGAGACCTGGGGGCAAGGCATCAGTGAGTTGCCCTGGTTGCCTGTGGGGGCTACCTATTCGCCATTGCCCATCGGTTCAGCGATTACTTTCATTTTCGTTCTGGAAAAATGTTTTTTTGGTCCGCAGACGCACCGCCGAGTGGTGCGCTACGAAGAACTGACGGAAGGCGTCTGATATGGACACCCTTGTACTTTTGGGCACCTTCTTTGCGCTGATGCTGATCGGCGTGCCTATCGCCTATTCCCTGGGGCTTTCTGCCCTCGCGGGTGCACTCTGGATCGATTTGCCGCTGGATGCAGTCATGATCCAGGTGGCATCGGGCGTCAACAAGTTCTCGTTGTTGGCCATACCGTTCTTTGTGCTCGCCGGGGCCATCATGGCCGAAGGCGGCATGGCGCGGCGATTGGTGGCATTTGCGGGCGTGCTGGTGGGCTTCATCCGTGGAGGGCTGTCGCTGGTCAATATCCTGGCCTCTACGTTTTTCGGCGCCATTTCTGGTTCGTCGGTGGCGGACACCGCATCCATTGGTTCGGTGCTGATTCCCGAAATGGAGCGAAAGGGCTATCCGCGGGCATTCGCCACGGCCGTCACGGTCAGTGGATCGGTGCAGGCCATCCTCATCCCGCCAAGCCACAACGCCGTGTTGTATTCGCTGGCCGCTGGCGGCACGGTGTCGATTGCAGCGCTGTTCATGGCCGGTGTGCTTCCGGGGCTGCTCATGGGGCTGACGCTTGCCGCGTTGTGTCTGTTCACCGCTCACCGCGAAGGCTACCCCAAGGGAGAGGTCATCCCGCTTAAACAGGCGCTCAAGATCTGCGTGGAGGCGCTGTGGGGGCTGATGACGATGGTCATCATTCTCGGGGGCATTCTCTCGGGCATCTTTACCGCCAATGAGTCAGCGTCGATCGCCGTGGTGTGGGCATTTTTTGTGACGATGTTCATCTACCGCGACTACAAATGGCGCGACCTGCCCAAGCTCGTGCACCGCACGGTCAAGACCGTCACGGTGGTGATGATTTTGATTGGCTTTGCGGCTGCCTTTGGCTACCTCATGACGATGATGATGATCCCGATGAAGGTCACGGCTTTTCTGACCAGCATGTCGGACAACAAGTACGTCATCCTGGGCATGATCAATGTCATGCTGCTGCTGCTTGGTTGCCTGATGGATATGTCGCCGCTGATCCTGATCCTCACCCCGATCTTGCTGCCTGTGGTCAAGATGCTGGGCGTCGACCCGGTTCACTTCGGCATGATCATGATGGTCAATCTGGGTATCGGCCTGATCACGCCGCCTGTGGGGACTGTGTTGTTCACTGGCGCTGCGGTGGCCAAGCTGCCGCTGGGGGTGGTCACCAAAGCCATGATGCCGTTTTTTATGGCGCTGTTTGTGGTGTTGCTCATGGTCACCTATGTGCCTGCCATCTCGTTGTGGCTTCCACGGGCGATGGGTTTATAAGAAATCGGTGATGAGCAATGAGCAATGAGCGATAGCCTGATGAGTGATAGCGTGGTGTTTGTGTCGTGCGCCGACAGCGGTGAATTGCATGTGTTGCACCTCGCCACCGCCACGGGCCAGCTGCGCACTGAGCAGGTGCTGCCTTTGGGGGGGCAACTCATGCCCATGGCGTTGAGTCCCGACAAAAGACACCTGTATGTGGCGCGGCGCAGTGACCCGCTGGCCGTGGTCACGCTGGCAGTGGATGCGCGCGCAGGTCGCGCGCAGGTCATTGCCGAGGCGCCCTTGCCGGCCAGCATGGCGTATCTGTGCACGGATCGCACGGGGCGCTGGCTGCTGGCCGCGTCATATGGCGCCGACATGGTGTCTGTGCAAGCCGTGGATGCCGGGGGTGTTGTGCGTGGGGCAAGCGACGACACCCACACCTATACTACGGGCCGCCATGCGCATTGCGCGCTGGCCACGCCAGACAATCGTTTCGTTTTTGCCGCATCGCTGGGCGGTGGTCAGTTGCATCGCTATGGTCTGAATGCCTCATCCGGCGCGCTGCAGCCCACCGATCCCCCCGTCTTTGCGATGCCGCAGGGCACGGGCCCTCGGCATCTGTGTTTCAACACGCGAGGGGATCGTGCTTATGTACTCGGCGAGCTTGATGCCTTCGTGCATGTGCTTGCGGTCGATGTTGGCAGCGGCGATCTGCGCCTGCTGCAAAGTCTGCCGACCCTTCCACAAGGGTTTGACGGTGACGCCTGGGGTGCTGACCTGCATTTGAGTCCTGATGAGCGCTGGCTTTATACGAGCGAGCGAAACAGCCATACCTTGGCGGGTTTCTCGGTCGATGCCGCGAACGGGACGCTGGCGCCCGTGGGGCACTGGTCCACGCAGCAGCAGCCTCGCGGTTTTGCTATAGCGGCCAATGGGGGGCACTTGGTGGCTTCTGGTCAGGCAAGCCATCGCGTGGGCGTGCACGCCATCTCCCCTGGTACCGGTGCACTCACGCTGCTGTCCGAGCATGCGGTCGGTTTGAACCCTAACTGGGTCACGATGCTGCCTTTGCAGCCGGTTTGAAAAGCTCCTCAGATGACACAAAATGCCCTCACCATCCGCATGCATGCGGATGACAACGTCGCCATTGTTGCCAACGATGGTGGTTTGCCCGCCGGTACGGTGCTGCCGCAAGGTGTGCCGGGCGCGGGCGTTACCCTGCGCGACAAGGTGCCACAGGGCCACAAGGTGGCTTTGTGCGACGTGGCCGAAGGTGACGTGGTGCGCCGCTATAACGTGCCCATCGGCTACGCGCTCAAGCCCATTGCCGCAGGCAGCTGGGTGCACGAGCGGCTGCTGCAGATGCCTTCGGCACGTGCACTGGAAGGCCTGCCCATGGCCACTGTGAAACCTCCGGCACAAGATCCGCTCACCGGCTACACCTTCGAAGGCTACCGCAACGCCGATGGTTCGGTGGGCACGCGCAACATCCTGGCCATCACGACGACCGTGCAGTGCGTGGCAGGCGTTGTGGCGCTGGCAGTGCGCCGCATCAAGGCCGAGCTGATGCCGCAGTACCCTCATGTGGACGACGTGATTGGCCTGGAGCACACCTATGGCTGCGGGGTGGCCATTGATGCGCCCGATGCGATCATTCCGATCCGCACGCTGCGCAACATCAGCCTCAACCCCAATTTCGGTGGTGAAGTCATGGTGGTGAGCCTGGGCTGTGAAAAGCTGCAGCCCGACCGCCTGCTGCCGCCCGGCAGCTTTCCCATCACCGATGAGCGTGATGCAGGCCTGGGGCCGGAAACGGTTTGCCTGCAGGCAGAAGAACACGTGGGCTTCATGTCCATGCTGGACCACATCGTGCAAAGCGCGCGCCCGCATCTTGCGCGCCTGAATGCGCGCCGCCGCGAGACCATTCCCGCCAGCGAGCTGGTGCTGGGGGTGCAGTGTGGCGGCAGCGATGCGTTCTCGGGCGTTACGGCCAACCCGGCGGTGGGTTTTTGTGCGGACCTGCTGGTGCGCGCAGGTGCCACCGTGATGTTCAGTGAAAACACCGAGGTGCGTGATGCCGTGGAGCAGCTCACCAGCCGTGCGGCCACCCCCGA
It contains:
- a CDS encoding TRAP transporter large permease, which codes for MDTLVLLGTFFALMLIGVPIAYSLGLSALAGALWIDLPLDAVMIQVASGVNKFSLLAIPFFVLAGAIMAEGGMARRLVAFAGVLVGFIRGGLSLVNILASTFFGAISGSSVADTASIGSVLIPEMERKGYPRAFATAVTVSGSVQAILIPPSHNAVLYSLAAGGTVSIAALFMAGVLPGLLMGLTLAALCLFTAHREGYPKGEVIPLKQALKICVEALWGLMTMVIILGGILSGIFTANESASIAVVWAFFVTMFIYRDYKWRDLPKLVHRTVKTVTVVMILIGFAAAFGYLMTMMMIPMKVTAFLTSMSDNKYVILGMINVMLLLLGCLMDMSPLILILTPILLPVVKMLGVDPVHFGMIMMVNLGIGLITPPVGTVLFTGAAVAKLPLGVVTKAMMPFFMALFVVLLMVTYVPAISLWLPRAMGL
- a CDS encoding TRAP transporter small permease; amino-acid sequence: MDHPFLRWMDRLYLATIWAAGTAIFFMSLIIPWGVFSRYVLGTGSQWPEPIAILLMMVFTFVGAAAAYRAGGHIAVNMLTEKLPMLLQRAATWVVDLLMLAICGFVTWYGTSLCIETWGQGISELPWLPVGATYSPLPIGSAITFIFVLEKCFFGPQTHRRVVRYEELTEGV
- the garD gene encoding galactarate dehydratase; its protein translation is MTQNALTIRMHADDNVAIVANDGGLPAGTVLPQGVPGAGVTLRDKVPQGHKVALCDVAEGDVVRRYNVPIGYALKPIAAGSWVHERLLQMPSARALEGLPMATVKPPAQDPLTGYTFEGYRNADGSVGTRNILAITTTVQCVAGVVALAVRRIKAELMPQYPHVDDVIGLEHTYGCGVAIDAPDAIIPIRTLRNISLNPNFGGEVMVVSLGCEKLQPDRLLPPGSFPITDERDAGLGPETVCLQAEEHVGFMSMLDHIVQSARPHLARLNARRRETIPASELVLGVQCGGSDAFSGVTANPAVGFCADLLVRAGATVMFSENTEVRDAVEQLTSRAATPEVAESIVRELGWYDRYLDRGRVDRAANTTPGNKAGGLSNIAEKAMGSIIKSGSAPIAHVLAPGEKLRRDQRGLVYAATPASDFICGTLQLAAGMNLHVFTTGRGTPYGLAECPVVKVATRSDLARRWHDLMDVNAGKIADGTATIEELGWELFHLLLDVASGRKKTWAETWQLHNALVLFNPAPVT
- a CDS encoding lactonase family protein — its product is MSDSLMSDSVVFVSCADSGELHVLHLATATGQLRTEQVLPLGGQLMPMALSPDKRHLYVARRSDPLAVVTLAVDARAGRAQVIAEAPLPASMAYLCTDRTGRWLLAASYGADMVSVQAVDAGGVVRGASDDTHTYTTGRHAHCALATPDNRFVFAASLGGGQLHRYGLNASSGALQPTDPPVFAMPQGTGPRHLCFNTRGDRAYVLGELDAFVHVLAVDVGSGDLRLLQSLPTLPQGFDGDAWGADLHLSPDERWLYTSERNSHTLAGFSVDAANGTLAPVGHWSTQQQPRGFAIAANGGHLVASGQASHRVGVHAISPGTGALTLLSEHAVGLNPNWVTMLPLQPV